One part of the Orenia metallireducens genome encodes these proteins:
- a CDS encoding cell wall hydrolase has translation MQKRKKYNNLIIYILIFTLIFPMLSGFVLISPVFAAEGGLAGLTGNKGIMSVFKGLLMLFFFSFLSNKGDSSEILNDSYQSAVQEEPNIQNGSSSAQRLDVTPEEFDWLAKGVYSESRGEPFEGQVAVASVIINRVLSPEFPNTVKGVIMERPDGKAYAFSAVLDGQIHLTPDKTAYQAVDYALKGWDPTGGALYYYNPVKATASWIFENTTPKITIGNHIFADLKKK, from the coding sequence ATGCAGAAAAGAAAAAAATATAACAATTTAATTATATATATACTCATATTTACTTTAATCTTCCCAATGCTATCAGGGTTTGTCCTGATTAGTCCTGTTTTTGCTGCTGAAGGAGGATTGGCAGGATTAACAGGTAATAAGGGAATTATGTCTGTTTTTAAAGGATTACTAATGTTATTCTTCTTCTCCTTCTTATCAAATAAGGGTGATTCTTCAGAGATTTTAAATGATTCATACCAGTCTGCTGTTCAGGAAGAACCCAATATCCAAAATGGCTCTTCTTCAGCCCAACGCTTGGATGTAACACCAGAGGAATTTGATTGGTTGGCTAAAGGGGTTTATTCTGAATCTAGAGGGGAACCTTTTGAAGGACAAGTTGCAGTAGCTTCTGTCATAATCAATAGAGTCTTAAGTCCTGAATTTCCTAATACAGTTAAAGGTGTTATTATGGAAAGACCAGATGGGAAGGCTTATGCTTTCTCTGCTGTATTAGATGGACAGATTCATTTGACCCCTGATAAGACAGCATATCAAGCAGTAGATTATGCTCTTAAAGGATGGGATCCTACTGGTGGAGCTTTATACTATTATAATCCTGTTAAAGCTACTGCTAGTTGGATTTTTGAGAATACAACTCCTAAGATTACAATTGGAAATCATATCTTTGCTGATTTAAAAAAGAAGTAA
- the lnt gene encoding apolipoprotein N-acyltransferase — protein MENYLLAIFAGLLLGIPFKFPSLALLAWVGLIPLLFALERSESKSSFKLGWTTGMTFLAISSYWLLISVANFSKYPLIVSILIFVIAISIISLYFGLFAVVWNNLRGKVSILIITPLVWTGVEFLRTIFSFQFLFAFLGYSQAFIPQLIQLAQYGGVYLVTFIIILVNTLLYVSLKKREVKYLIIGVLIFALLFTYGNALLKEEVVAKKEFAVGIMQPNIPQEMKLSRDKQGEVISKILNLTSEELAKGNPDLMIWPETAILRGYYENRKFPYVFYRDNPLFIGGHIKENGNYLNSAFLVNKSRDIVQRYSKVKLVPWGEYVPFPKLIPDIIETTLNHITPGNKLVAFNLKGVTWVSPICSEILNPFYIKKLYQQNDFMVNISNEAWFGKSHAPLQVLQAAIFRAVENRTPVVKVGNIGISGVVNHRGEILVRTEIFKTNTFTFNLPIPERKETFYYKFGNFFGWLNLIIIVLLLIIINNKRINFFKDN, from the coding sequence ATGGAAAATTATTTGTTAGCTATCTTTGCCGGACTATTATTAGGAATTCCCTTTAAATTTCCTAGTTTAGCATTACTAGCTTGGGTGGGATTAATTCCACTCTTATTTGCTTTAGAGAGGAGTGAGAGTAAATCTTCTTTTAAATTAGGCTGGACAACTGGGATGACCTTCTTAGCTATTAGTAGCTATTGGCTATTGATTTCTGTAGCTAATTTTAGTAAATACCCTTTGATAGTATCAATATTAATATTTGTTATTGCAATATCGATTATCAGTCTATACTTTGGCTTATTTGCTGTGGTCTGGAATAATTTAAGAGGGAAGGTATCTATACTAATCATAACACCTCTAGTCTGGACTGGAGTAGAGTTTTTAAGAACTATCTTCTCCTTCCAGTTCTTGTTTGCCTTCCTTGGTTATTCACAAGCTTTTATTCCACAGCTGATTCAGTTGGCTCAGTATGGTGGAGTATATTTAGTTACTTTTATTATAATACTTGTTAACACTTTACTCTATGTTTCTTTGAAAAAGAGAGAGGTTAAATATTTAATTATAGGGGTTTTAATCTTTGCCTTATTATTTACTTATGGTAATGCTTTATTAAAAGAAGAGGTAGTTGCTAAAAAAGAGTTTGCAGTAGGTATTATGCAACCTAATATACCTCAAGAGATGAAGTTAAGTAGAGATAAACAAGGTGAAGTTATCAGTAAAATATTAAATTTAACCTCAGAAGAGTTAGCTAAAGGTAATCCTGATTTGATGATTTGGCCTGAAACTGCTATCTTGAGGGGGTATTATGAGAATAGAAAGTTTCCTTATGTCTTTTATAGGGATAACCCCTTATTTATCGGTGGACATATTAAGGAGAATGGTAATTATTTAAACAGTGCTTTTCTAGTCAATAAAAGTAGGGATATAGTCCAGCGCTACAGTAAGGTTAAACTTGTTCCTTGGGGGGAATATGTTCCTTTCCCTAAATTGATACCAGATATCATTGAAACAACCTTGAATCATATCACTCCAGGTAATAAGCTAGTTGCCTTTAATTTAAAAGGGGTTACTTGGGTTAGTCCTATCTGCTCAGAGATATTAAATCCCTTTTATATTAAAAAGCTATATCAGCAGAATGATTTTATGGTTAATATCTCTAATGAAGCTTGGTTTGGTAAGAGTCATGCTCCATTACAGGTCTTACAAGCAGCTATCTTTAGAGCAGTTGAGAATAGGACACCTGTCGTTAAGGTTGGTAATATAGGGATTAGCGGGGTAGTAAATCATCGTGGTGAAATCTTGGTAAGAACAGAGATATTTAAGACCAACACCTTTACCTTTAATCTTCCTATCCCAGAGCGTAAAGAAACCTTTTATTATAAATTCGGAAATTTTTTTGGATGGTTAAACTTAATCATAATAGTCTTATTATTAATTATAATTAATAATAAGAGAATTAATTTCTTTAAAGATAATTAA
- the thiT gene encoding energy-coupled thiamine transporter ThiT — translation MKNMQIRKLTELGVALALATILNFLKLYEMPQGGSVTLEMIPIIFIALRWGWKEGAFLGSTYGLLQLLLGASIYYPLQAVLDYPLAYGLVGLAGLVSNLFSKGSFKVRSILIAMATVLGASFRFLAHVISGVVFFGEYAPEGIDVWVYSLGYNATYMIPQIIITIIAMALLSKGLENTSLATINKIQEVE, via the coding sequence ATGAAAAATATGCAGATTAGAAAGTTAACAGAGTTGGGTGTTGCCTTGGCTTTAGCTACTATCTTAAATTTTTTAAAACTTTATGAAATGCCACAAGGTGGTTCTGTAACCTTAGAGATGATTCCAATTATATTTATTGCTTTACGCTGGGGGTGGAAAGAGGGAGCTTTTTTAGGTAGTACATATGGACTATTACAGCTATTATTGGGAGCTAGTATCTATTATCCTCTGCAGGCAGTTCTTGATTACCCTTTAGCTTATGGGTTGGTAGGTCTTGCTGGGTTGGTCTCTAACCTATTTTCTAAGGGTTCTTTTAAAGTTAGGTCTATCTTAATAGCTATGGCTACGGTATTAGGAGCTAGCTTTAGATTTTTAGCTCATGTGATTTCAGGGGTAGTCTTCTTTGGCGAGTATGCTCCTGAAGGTATAGATGTTTGGGTCTATTCTTTAGGATATAATGCAACCTATATGATTCCTCAAATCATAATAACGATAATAGCTATGGCATTGTTGAGTAAAGGGTTAGAAAATACCTCCTTGGCTACTATAAATAAGATTCAAGAAGTAGAATAA
- a CDS encoding ECF transporter S component, with product MKYTKWLTRTAILLALTLVVQALGFPAYITGPLVNMMLLLATILVGLESGLLIGALTPWIALVRGILPPPLAVMIPFIIISNLLWVLIYHFLAKKNKYLGIGLAALSKYGILASAVNFLVNVPPKIATLMQVPQLLTALAGGLLALSIVKAINLSDVLEEK from the coding sequence ATGAAATACACAAAATGGTTGACTAGAACTGCAATCTTATTAGCCTTGACTTTGGTAGTCCAGGCTTTAGGGTTTCCTGCTTATATAACAGGTCCTTTGGTAAATATGATGTTACTATTGGCTACAATCTTGGTTGGGTTAGAAAGTGGTCTATTAATTGGGGCTCTAACCCCTTGGATAGCTTTAGTTAGAGGTATATTACCACCACCTTTAGCAGTAATGATTCCATTTATTATTATTAGTAATCTACTATGGGTCTTAATCTATCATTTCCTAGCAAAGAAGAATAAATACTTAGGGATTGGTCTAGCTGCATTAAGTAAGTATGGTATATTAGCTTCAGCTGTTAATTTCTTGGTAAATGTACCACCTAAGATAGCCACTTTAATGCAGGTACCTCAATTACTTACAGCTTTGGCAGGAGGATTATTGGCATTATCTATAGTTAAAGCTATTAACCTTAGTGATGTTTTGGAGGAAAAGTAG
- a CDS encoding Gfo/Idh/MocA family protein, whose translation MKIGVIGLGSIAEKAYLPVITAKEELELFFVTRNQEKLEALASKYRVANKSTNLDDLIDFGVEAAFVHTSTPAHVSIIEKLLDNGIHVYVDKPISYSLEESKRMVKLVKENNLKLMVGFNRRFVPMYQQLKKDFKAETILLEKNRLNNPQNFKIAIYDDFIHIVDTIRFLAEGQLEDLVVDAILDGKLLKQIVIKLKGEQLTAIGIMNRASGINQEIVQVIGKQRKVVIRNLVERTDYQGGEERVSRSGDWNPTLYNRGFVNIIDEFIRIVQEDVAIEELLDDALLTHQLCEKIIQKIEQEISE comes from the coding sequence ATGAAAATTGGAGTAATTGGTTTGGGAAGTATTGCAGAGAAGGCTTATTTACCAGTAATTACTGCTAAAGAGGAGCTAGAGCTCTTTTTTGTTACTCGCAACCAAGAGAAGTTAGAAGCTCTAGCAAGTAAGTATCGAGTAGCCAATAAGAGCACCAACCTTGATGATTTAATAGATTTTGGAGTTGAAGCTGCTTTTGTTCATACATCTACTCCAGCCCATGTCTCTATTATAGAGAAGTTATTAGATAATGGTATCCATGTCTATGTAGATAAACCCATTTCTTATTCCTTAGAAGAATCTAAGCGGATGGTAAAGTTGGTAAAAGAGAATAATCTAAAGTTGATGGTCGGCTTTAATCGTAGATTTGTGCCAATGTACCAACAATTAAAGAAGGACTTTAAAGCTGAAACTATTTTGTTGGAGAAGAATAGATTAAATAATCCCCAAAATTTCAAAATAGCTATTTATGATGATTTTATTCATATAGTTGATACTATCCGGTTTTTAGCAGAAGGACAGCTAGAAGATTTAGTGGTAGATGCAATTCTAGATGGAAAGTTGTTAAAACAGATAGTTATTAAGTTAAAAGGAGAGCAGTTGACTGCTATTGGGATTATGAATAGAGCTAGTGGTATCAATCAAGAGATAGTCCAAGTAATTGGAAAACAGAGAAAGGTTGTAATCAGAAATTTGGTAGAACGAACTGATTATCAAGGAGGAGAAGAGAGAGTAAGTAGAAGTGGTGATTGGAATCCAACTCTATATAATAGAGGGTTTGTTAATATAATCGATGAATTTATTAGGATAGTACAAGAAGATGTAGCAATTGAAGAACTTCTTGATGATGCATTACTTACCCATCAGCTCTGTGAAAAGATTATACAGAAAATCGAGCAAGAGATTAGTGAGTAG
- the sdaAA gene encoding L-serine ammonia-lyase, iron-sulfur-dependent, subunit alpha, which produces MYNFKTLSELVELAKKENLSIVDIIIEREKGLTNKSEDEIRAKMGKALEVMREAIDTGLTENIKSTSGLSGGDAKLLVDAQRKGNTVTGMVLSSAISKAIAVAEVNAAMGRIVAVPTAGSCGILPGALLAVAEAKDLTDEVIIDGLFVASGIGLIIDKQATVSGAEGGCQAECGSAAAMAAGAIVYMLGGNEEQVLDAVAIALKNILGLICDPVGGLVEVPCIKRNAGGASNALTAAELALAGIKSHIPADEVIIAMKKVGEFLPPQLKETSLGGLAVTPTGCKIKEELLSK; this is translated from the coding sequence ATGTATAATTTCAAAACATTATCAGAGTTAGTAGAATTAGCTAAAAAAGAGAATTTATCTATAGTAGATATAATTATTGAGCGAGAGAAAGGATTGACCAATAAATCAGAGGATGAAATTAGAGCTAAGATGGGTAAGGCTTTAGAAGTAATGAGAGAAGCAATTGATACAGGCTTAACTGAAAATATTAAGTCTACTAGTGGCTTAAGTGGTGGTGATGCTAAATTACTAGTCGATGCTCAGAGAAAGGGTAATACTGTAACCGGCATGGTATTAAGTTCAGCAATTTCTAAAGCAATAGCAGTAGCAGAGGTAAATGCTGCTATGGGTCGAATAGTTGCAGTTCCTACTGCAGGCTCTTGTGGAATATTACCTGGAGCATTATTAGCAGTAGCAGAAGCTAAAGACCTCACTGATGAAGTTATTATCGATGGATTATTTGTTGCTTCTGGGATAGGATTGATTATAGATAAACAAGCAACAGTATCTGGAGCAGAAGGTGGTTGTCAGGCTGAATGTGGTTCTGCAGCAGCTATGGCAGCAGGGGCAATTGTCTATATGTTAGGAGGTAATGAAGAGCAAGTACTTGATGCAGTGGCAATTGCTTTAAAGAATATCTTAGGTCTAATCTGTGATCCAGTAGGTGGATTAGTAGAAGTTCCTTGTATTAAAAGAAATGCCGGGGGAGCCAGCAATGCTTTAACAGCAGCAGAGCTAGCTTTGGCAGGAATAAAGAGCCACATCCCTGCTGATGAAGTGATTATAGCAATGAAGAAGGTTGGCGAATTTCTCCCACCACAACTTAAGGAGACCTCATTAGGAGGATTAGCTGTTACACCAACGGGTTGCAAGATTAAAGAGGAGCTATTGAGTAAATAA
- a CDS encoding alpha/beta fold hydrolase produces MSRKVSVISIIFLMLLSNNLLAAEHQGYSNQKFWREFYTKERSVDYPLIFVHGIGANIDFWKQSMEVITPDYYEMRFISRDKIYHNYDGKKKDYTLWGISYYTLNPMEEALGGDLNLYALRVEKMINLIKELTGKDKVIIVAHSMGGLVSRRYMTLNQDNWDSVHKILTVGTPNEGVDTSVELVGQLIDLKKGSSFLNNLNKSWQRLNLASSNKKWGVVGGIDKSMPFNLETDPDATDSAGAGFVSISSSIPYGEWKDSIGDNFNVSYFNTPNFGFRLAVNATHMELLFHQGTFRGIEWVLSGFTVNKNEE; encoded by the coding sequence ATGTCTAGAAAAGTATCTGTAATATCTATAATATTTTTAATGCTGCTTTCTAACAATCTATTAGCAGCTGAACATCAAGGTTATTCCAATCAAAAATTTTGGCGAGAATTCTATACTAAAGAAAGGAGTGTTGATTATCCCCTTATTTTTGTCCATGGGATAGGTGCCAATATAGATTTTTGGAAGCAGAGTATGGAGGTTATTACCCCTGATTATTATGAGATGAGGTTTATATCAAGAGATAAAATTTACCATAATTATGATGGTAAGAAGAAAGATTATACTCTGTGGGGGATATCATATTATACTCTAAATCCTATGGAGGAAGCTCTTGGTGGTGATTTAAACTTATATGCTTTAAGGGTTGAAAAAATGATCAATCTAATCAAAGAGTTAACTGGGAAAGATAAGGTGATTATCGTTGCCCATAGTATGGGAGGTCTTGTTTCTAGAAGGTATATGACCTTAAATCAAGATAATTGGGATTCGGTTCATAAGATATTAACAGTAGGAACTCCTAATGAAGGTGTAGATACTTCAGTAGAGCTTGTAGGACAATTGATAGATTTAAAGAAAGGTAGTTCATTTTTAAATAATCTCAATAAATCTTGGCAGAGGTTAAATCTAGCTAGCTCTAATAAGAAGTGGGGAGTTGTAGGAGGGATAGATAAGAGTATGCCCTTTAACTTAGAAACAGACCCTGATGCTACAGATTCAGCAGGAGCTGGTTTTGTGAGTATATCCTCCTCGATACCTTATGGCGAATGGAAAGATTCTATAGGTGATAACTTCAATGTTAGCTATTTTAATACTCCTAATTTCGGTTTTAGATTAGCAGTTAATGCTACTCATATGGAATTGTTGTTCCACCAAGGAACCTTTAGAGGTATAGAATGGGTCTTATCTGGCTTTACAGTAAATAAAAATGAAGAATAA
- a CDS encoding NAD-dependent epimerase/dehydratase family protein translates to MKDVLVMGGTEFVSRAIAKYLISLGYKVDIFTRGRRDLDYEGVRYHLRGDRHLTDDLQRELGDKSYNYIFDITAYTKEDVAKLVKVIKRDNLKRYVFCSSGAVYLPNKGVSSEDFPRGRNPHWGSYGLDKALAEDYLFNLYQEEGFPITIFRPTYIYGEGNNLYREAYFFDRIREGLAVPIY, encoded by the coding sequence ATGAAGGATGTTTTAGTTATGGGAGGAACAGAGTTTGTCAGTAGAGCAATAGCTAAATATTTAATCTCTTTAGGGTATAAAGTAGATATCTTTACCCGTGGCAGAAGAGATTTAGACTATGAAGGGGTCAGATATCACTTGAGAGGGGATAGGCATTTAACAGATGATTTACAAAGAGAGTTGGGAGATAAGTCCTACAATTATATCTTTGATATTACTGCTTACACTAAAGAAGATGTAGCTAAATTAGTTAAAGTGATTAAAAGAGATAATCTAAAAAGATATGTTTTCTGTAGTTCAGGGGCTGTTTATTTGCCCAATAAAGGGGTTAGTTCTGAAGATTTTCCAAGGGGAAGGAATCCTCATTGGGGAAGTTATGGCTTAGATAAGGCACTAGCAGAAGATTACTTATTTAATTTATATCAAGAGGAAGGTTTCCCAATTACCATCTTTAGGCCGACCTATATCTATGGTGAAGGTAATAACCTGTATCGTGAGGCTTATTTCTTTGATAGGATTAGAGAAGGTTTAGCAGTACCTATCTATTAA